From the genome of Polyangiaceae bacterium, one region includes:
- the kaiC gene encoding circadian clock protein KaiC, translated as MDDATFAAANVKQAGELEKAPTGIQGFDEITFGGLPRRRTTLVCGGPGSGKTLFAMEFVVRGAVEMNDPGVFMSFEESAEALASNMASLGMDIPRLVAEKKLALNHVRIERGEIEEAGDYDLEGIFIRLGRAIDTVGAKRVAFDTLESLFGVFQNEVILRAELRRLFGWLADRGVTSVVTGERGGEQLTRHGIEEYASDCVILLDQRVEDRIATRYMRIVKYRGSRHGSNEYPFLIHQRGITVQPITTLTLDHPTSTERISTGIPRIDAMLGGGDGLYRGSTVLISGAAGSGKSSLAAYAADATCRRGERCLFFAYEEPRLQIIRNMRSIGLDLQPHQEAGLLRFQAARPTTSGLEMHLVTMQQQIMDFNPQLVIVDPITGMLTVGKAADVLGMLTRLVDLLKSRLITAIFTSLTHAGESKESTEVGVSSLMDTWLLLQLAEQNNERNRLMYVLKSRGMAHSNQLREIIFTEHGIEPADVYVGPAGGIVVGAARHTEEARDRARSLERNQRIERLKRDVARKKQMLDARLAMLRAQFENAEEQLLGEIANEQRADELESQARTTMAGVRQADVGKQSGKQKNSAKKGA; from the coding sequence ATGGACGACGCAACCTTCGCCGCGGCAAACGTCAAGCAGGCGGGCGAGCTCGAAAAAGCTCCGACGGGCATTCAAGGTTTCGACGAGATCACGTTCGGCGGGCTGCCACGCAGACGCACGACGCTCGTCTGCGGCGGGCCGGGCTCCGGAAAAACCCTTTTCGCCATGGAGTTCGTCGTCCGTGGGGCCGTCGAGATGAACGATCCCGGCGTCTTCATGTCCTTCGAAGAAAGTGCCGAGGCGCTCGCTTCCAACATGGCCTCGCTCGGCATGGACATCCCACGTCTCGTTGCCGAAAAAAAGCTCGCGCTGAATCATGTGCGCATCGAGCGGGGCGAAATCGAGGAAGCGGGAGATTACGACCTCGAAGGGATCTTCATTCGCCTCGGCCGTGCCATCGATACCGTCGGCGCCAAACGCGTCGCATTCGATACGCTCGAGTCGCTCTTCGGGGTATTCCAAAATGAGGTCATTTTGCGCGCGGAGTTGCGCCGGCTCTTCGGCTGGCTCGCTGACCGCGGTGTTACGTCCGTCGTCACAGGCGAACGAGGTGGGGAGCAGCTCACGCGCCATGGCATCGAGGAATATGCTTCCGATTGTGTGATTTTGCTCGACCAGCGGGTCGAGGACCGCATCGCCACCCGCTACATGCGCATCGTCAAATACCGCGGCTCGCGACACGGCTCGAACGAATACCCGTTTCTCATTCATCAACGCGGTATCACAGTTCAACCCATTACGACGCTGACGCTCGACCATCCCACGTCCACCGAACGGATCTCCACGGGTATTCCGCGCATCGATGCAATGCTGGGTGGCGGCGACGGGCTTTATCGCGGGTCGACCGTGCTCATTTCCGGCGCCGCCGGCTCGGGCAAAAGCAGTCTCGCTGCATATGCCGCCGACGCGACCTGCCGCCGGGGAGAACGTTGTCTGTTTTTCGCCTATGAAGAGCCACGGCTGCAAATCATACGAAACATGCGCTCGATTGGCCTCGATTTGCAACCACATCAGGAGGCAGGGCTACTTCGCTTCCAAGCTGCACGTCCGACGACATCTGGATTGGAAATGCACCTGGTGACCATGCAACAGCAGATCATGGACTTCAATCCCCAGCTCGTCATCGTCGATCCCATTACCGGTATGTTGACGGTCGGCAAAGCCGCCGATGTCCTCGGAATGCTCACGCGCCTCGTCGATTTGCTGAAAAGCCGGCTCATAACCGCAATTTTTACGAGCCTCACGCATGCCGGCGAATCGAAGGAATCCACCGAGGTGGGCGTTTCTTCGTTGATGGATACGTGGCTGCTGCTCCAGCTCGCCGAACAAAACAATGAACGAAATCGGCTGATGTACGTGCTGAAGTCGCGCGGCATGGCACATTCCAACCAGTTGCGCGAAATCATTTTCACCGAACACGGCATCGAGCCAGCCGATGTCTACGTCGGCCCAGCGGGTGGAATCGTCGTGGGCGCGGCGCGGCACACCGAGGAAGCTCGGGACCGGGCACGCTCCCTCGAACGAAACCAGCGAATCGAACGATTGAAGCGCGACGTGGCGCGAAAAAAACAAATGCTCGACGCACGCCTGGCGATGTTGCGTGCACAGTTCGAAAATGCGGAGGAACAATTGCTCGGTGAAATCGCCAACGAGCAACGAGCGGACGAGCTCGAGTCGCAGGCTCGAACCACAATGGCGGGCGTTCGACAAGCCGATGTGGGCAAGCAGAGCGGCAAACAGAAAAACTCAGCCAAAAAGGGAGCCTGA